A window from Mesorhizobium sp. WSM2240 encodes these proteins:
- a CDS encoding phage portal protein: protein MFHFFRDRKTGLAVQSIAQADEVRSLADPAEWLLDLFGATPALSGVAVSPATAMRCTAVRAAVEAISEGIGGLPLHVYEREGDARERAPDHPAYAVLHDQANDWTPASLFREQVTRDALLHGNGFAFVNRQEGQPRELIRLRPEAVTVELDRITSEPLYRLSEGSQQRFLDRRDVLHIAAPSIDGISGASPVTQCREAIALAIVMERHAARLFGRGGRPSGLLKFPQRLGAETAKRIKQSWQAAHAGENSGGTAVLEEGGEFQALTLNSVDSQFQQLWQHSILEICRVFRVPPHLVFELGRATWGNAAEMGATFLRFTLMRWIKAWEGEIRLKLIAPEDRARFYAEFLADDLLRADLAARADAYGKLIAARVLNPNEVRAMENRAAYAGGDTFLNPNTTAGGGNA from the coding sequence ATGTTCCACTTCTTCCGCGACCGAAAGACCGGATTGGCAGTGCAATCAATTGCACAAGCCGATGAAGTCCGTTCGCTTGCCGATCCTGCCGAATGGCTGCTGGACCTGTTCGGCGCGACCCCGGCCTTGTCGGGCGTTGCAGTCTCTCCCGCCACCGCCATGCGCTGCACAGCCGTCCGCGCCGCCGTGGAGGCGATCAGCGAGGGCATCGGCGGGCTTCCACTCCACGTCTATGAACGGGAAGGCGATGCCCGCGAACGCGCCCCGGATCATCCGGCCTATGCCGTCCTCCACGATCAGGCGAATGACTGGACGCCCGCGAGCCTGTTTCGAGAGCAAGTCACCCGTGACGCCCTGCTACACGGCAACGGCTTCGCGTTCGTCAATCGGCAGGAAGGTCAGCCCCGTGAGTTGATCCGGCTTCGCCCGGAAGCGGTGACGGTGGAGCTTGACCGCATCACGTCCGAACCCCTCTATCGCCTCAGCGAGGGCTCACAGCAGCGGTTCCTTGATCGGCGGGACGTGCTGCATATCGCTGCCCCTTCAATCGACGGCATAAGCGGGGCAAGCCCGGTGACGCAATGCCGGGAAGCCATCGCGCTCGCCATCGTCATGGAACGCCATGCCGCCCGCCTGTTTGGGCGTGGAGGCCGTCCGTCCGGCCTGCTGAAATTCCCTCAGCGGCTGGGAGCCGAGACGGCGAAGCGGATCAAGCAGTCATGGCAAGCTGCCCATGCTGGCGAGAACTCAGGCGGAACCGCCGTCTTGGAGGAAGGCGGAGAGTTTCAGGCGCTCACCCTCAATTCCGTAGACAGCCAGTTCCAGCAGCTTTGGCAGCATTCCATCCTCGAAATCTGCCGAGTGTTTCGCGTACCCCCGCACCTCGTATTCGAGCTTGGACGGGCGACATGGGGCAACGCCGCCGAAATGGGCGCGACCTTCCTTCGCTTCACATTGATGCGCTGGATCAAGGCATGGGAGGGCGAAATCCGGCTGAAGCTGATCGCCCCGGAAGACCGCGCCCGGTTCTATGCCGAGTTCCTAGCGGACGACCTGTTGCGGGCCGATCTTGCCGCCCGCGCCGATGCTTACGGCAAGCTGATCGCCGCCCGCGTCCTGAACCCGAACGAAGTCCGGGCGATGGAGAACCGCGCCGCTTATGCGGGCGGGGACACCTTCCTGAACCCGAACACGACGGCGGGAGGTGGCAATGCCTGA
- a CDS encoding gene transfer agent family protein, whose product MPEASAHRQFFGDAERNFRLTPELIVELERKAGAGIGGLSRRFFNGDFRHQELLEVVRLGLIGGGERPEIAASLVAAYAAPAPVMELYGLALPIIETVMFGSVQSIANDLPGEHREAAE is encoded by the coding sequence ATGCCTGAAGCGTCCGCACACCGCCAGTTCTTTGGGGACGCGGAACGCAACTTCCGGCTCACCCCCGAACTCATTGTCGAGCTTGAACGCAAGGCCGGCGCGGGCATCGGCGGATTGTCCCGCAGGTTCTTCAACGGCGACTTCCGCCACCAAGAGCTTTTGGAAGTCGTGCGCCTTGGACTGATCGGCGGCGGGGAGCGCCCGGAAATCGCCGCCAGCCTGGTCGCCGCATACGCCGCCCCGGCTCCAGTGATGGAGCTTTACGGCTTGGCCCTGCCGATCATCGAAACAGTCATGTTCGGTTCCGTGCAATCAATTGCAAACGACCTTCCCGGCGAACATCGGGAGGCCGCAGAATGA
- a CDS encoding HK97 family phage prohead protease, translating into MTPDLLECEVRFAPPADDGTIEGLAVRFDVLDSYRTTFDRRAFAWDGKRLPLLWSHDRNEVVGSVRAVTMEADGLKVRGKLNLDVQRAREVRAMLIEGDISGLSIGFRRLKDEARAGGIRHITRAELVEVSFVALPSVPGSGVTSVRVHQVETGRASAAAFVAACRKASRSLEKLK; encoded by the coding sequence ATGACCCCCGATCTTCTGGAATGCGAAGTCCGGTTCGCGCCGCCCGCCGATGACGGCACGATTGAGGGCTTGGCTGTCCGCTTCGACGTGCTGGACAGCTACCGCACGACCTTCGACCGCCGCGCCTTCGCATGGGATGGCAAGCGCCTGCCGCTGCTTTGGAGCCACGACCGCAATGAGGTTGTCGGCAGCGTCCGCGCCGTCACCATGGAAGCGGACGGGCTGAAGGTGCGCGGCAAACTGAACCTCGACGTTCAGCGGGCGCGGGAAGTGCGCGCCATGCTGATCGAAGGCGACATATCTGGCCTGTCTATCGGCTTCCGCCGCCTGAAGGACGAAGCCCGCGCCGGGGGCATCCGCCACATCACGCGAGCCGAACTTGTCGAAGTGTCCTTCGTCGCGCTGCCATCCGTCCCCGGTTCAGGCGTGACCTCAGTCCGCGTCCATCAAGTCGAAACAGGCCGCGCGAGCGCAGCGGCCTTTGTCGCAGCCTGCCGCAAGGCCTCGCGCTCATTGGAGAAGTTGAAATGA
- a CDS encoding phage major capsid protein, whose amino-acid sequence MTRHAKIETRSAEPIETRDDDPLAAAVQGVEELRTASEQFRTQLDTRLTTELRGITERIAGIETRLNRPGTGGTERRDDRDAERRAFDHYLRHHGTERFRADEIRALNTSDDGALVPEHFIREIVRDITEFSPMRQLARITNATGSSAKLPRRLTKPTAGIVAEGAATTGSESTYGEWDIPIFEIREHTDISNQMIEDSGFDMEAEIRADLAEAFGEKEGNLFFTGTGTGETLGLLNDPDFQTVDAAAIDIDGDELIDLFYGVKTTYSRRGAWGMNRGVIKEVRKLKNTNGDYLWSDSIAADQPPTFLGKPVVEVPALGDVAANAIVAVFGDWDRGFRILDRINMSVLRDNFTRAANGQVRFHGRRRVGGKLIQPQALIGLKMPAA is encoded by the coding sequence ATGACCCGCCATGCCAAAATCGAGACCCGCAGCGCGGAGCCGATTGAAACCCGTGATGACGATCCGCTTGCCGCCGCCGTTCAGGGCGTCGAAGAACTCCGCACCGCTTCGGAACAGTTCCGCACCCAATTGGACACGCGTCTGACAACCGAACTCCGGGGCATCACCGAACGCATCGCGGGCATCGAAACCCGGTTGAACCGTCCCGGCACGGGCGGCACGGAAAGGCGCGATGACCGGGATGCGGAACGCCGCGCCTTCGATCACTATCTTCGCCATCACGGAACCGAACGCTTCCGGGCCGATGAAATCCGTGCGCTGAACACGTCAGACGATGGCGCTTTGGTCCCGGAGCATTTCATCAGGGAAATCGTCCGGGACATCACCGAGTTCAGCCCGATGCGGCAGCTTGCCCGCATTACCAATGCGACCGGTTCAAGCGCCAAGCTGCCCCGCCGCCTCACCAAGCCCACGGCTGGCATCGTCGCTGAAGGGGCCGCAACGACGGGCAGCGAAAGCACCTATGGCGAATGGGACATCCCGATCTTCGAAATCCGGGAGCACACGGACATTTCGAACCAGATGATCGAGGATAGCGGCTTCGACATGGAAGCCGAAATCCGCGCCGACCTTGCCGAAGCCTTCGGCGAGAAAGAGGGCAACCTGTTCTTCACCGGCACGGGCACGGGCGAAACGCTGGGGCTGCTGAACGACCCCGATTTCCAGACCGTGGACGCCGCCGCCATCGACATAGACGGCGATGAACTGATTGACCTGTTCTATGGCGTCAAGACCACTTACAGCCGCCGTGGCGCGTGGGGAATGAACCGGGGCGTCATCAAGGAAGTACGCAAGCTCAAGAATACGAACGGCGATTACCTGTGGTCCGACAGCATCGCCGCCGATCAGCCGCCGACATTCTTGGGCAAGCCCGTGGTGGAGGTTCCCGCCTTGGGCGACGTGGCCGCCAACGCCATCGTTGCCGTGTTTGGCGATTGGGATCGCGGCTTCCGCATCCTTGACCGCATCAACATGTCCGTCCTTCGCGACAATTTTACCCGCGCCGCGAACGGACAGGTGCGGTTCCATGGACGCCGCCGCGTTGGCGGCAAGCTGATCCAGCCGCAAGCCCTGATCGGCTTGAAGATGCCCGCCGCCTAA
- a CDS encoding Ig domain-containing protein, producing the protein MTINTTAKAKVFIGNPNATIALLAEFEAEDWTEIKEVEDLGEWGAEGTEVTFISLADSHTRRRKGSIDSGTVALIVGRDPLDPGQTKARAAVEEWLPYAFKVELNDKPTPTGENTVFYFRAPVMSARNQFGTADDITKTTFSLGIDGAILEIPSAVVVAFLPAAGALPGATQNTAYNQTIAASGGLGTVSYAVTAGALPAGLTLNAATGAISGTPTAVENANFTITATYTGSGEAEAAYTLAVTA; encoded by the coding sequence ATGACCATCAACACGACCGCGAAGGCCAAGGTCTTCATCGGCAATCCCAACGCCACCATCGCCCTGTTGGCCGAGTTTGAGGCCGAAGACTGGACCGAAATCAAGGAAGTCGAAGACCTTGGCGAGTGGGGAGCCGAAGGCACGGAAGTCACTTTCATTTCCCTTGCCGACAGTCACACCCGCCGCCGCAAAGGCTCGATTGACAGCGGCACCGTCGCCCTGATCGTCGGGCGCGACCCGCTTGACCCCGGCCAGACCAAGGCCCGCGCCGCCGTGGAAGAATGGCTTCCCTATGCGTTCAAGGTGGAGCTGAACGACAAGCCGACGCCAACCGGGGAAAACACGGTCTTCTATTTCCGCGCTCCCGTCATGTCCGCCCGCAATCAGTTCGGCACGGCGGATGACATTACGAAGACGACGTTCAGTCTCGGCATCGACGGGGCCATTCTGGAAATCCCGTCCGCCGTTGTGGTGGCATTCTTGCCAGCGGCGGGCGCGCTGCCCGGCGCGACACAGAACACCGCCTATAACCAGACCATAGCGGCATCCGGTGGACTTGGCACCGTCTCCTATGCGGTGACGGCGGGGGCGCTGCCGGCAGGGCTTACGCTGAACGCCGCGACCGGCGCTATCAGCGGGACGCCAACGGCGGTGGAGAATGCCAACTTCACCATCACCGCGACCTATACGGGCAGCGGCGAGGCCGAAGCCGCATACACGCTTGCCGTGACGGCGTAA
- a CDS encoding HNH endonuclease signature motif containing protein: protein MIAADRERKARFDQQRPSARQRGYDSKWDKERAAYLKAHPRCVRCPSPATVVDHVTPHKGDRRLFWSRSNWQPLCTPCHSSGKQREERR from the coding sequence ATGATTGCCGCAGACCGGGAGCGCAAGGCCCGTTTCGATCAGCAGCGACCCAGCGCCCGCCAACGCGGCTATGACAGCAAGTGGGATAAGGAACGTGCGGCCTATCTGAAGGCGCATCCCCGTTGCGTCCGCTGCCCGTCGCCCGCAACCGTCGTGGATCACGTCACCCCGCACAAGGGAGACAGGCGCCTATTCTGGTCCCGGTCCAACTGGCAACCCCTGTGCACCCCCTGTCATTCGAGCGGCAAGCAGCGAGAGGAACGGCGATGA
- a CDS encoding head-tail connector protein has product MTVITVADIKAHANITIDDDDALIGDKIAAAEAWIAKFIGSPLDDAVAFPDGTPEPLKEAVRQLVAHLYENREATLVGVTMSDVSPGLFDLMAPYREWCF; this is encoded by the coding sequence ATGACAGTCATCACTGTTGCGGACATCAAGGCGCATGCGAACATCACCATTGACGATGACGACGCGCTGATTGGCGACAAGATCGCCGCCGCCGAAGCTTGGATTGCCAAGTTCATCGGCTCACCGCTGGACGACGCTGTCGCCTTCCCGGACGGCACACCCGAACCGCTGAAGGAAGCTGTCCGCCAGCTTGTCGCGCATCTTTATGAGAACCGGGAAGCCACGCTTGTCGGCGTGACCATGAGCGACGTGTCCCCCGGTCTCTTCGACCTCATGGCACCCTATCGGGAATGGTGCTTCTGA
- a CDS encoding HK97-gp10 family putative phage morphogenesis protein: protein MSVQTQRLSRLNAIPKAVRKAVQPALVQSGNELAQRMKALAPEDTGALKDSITATRPGQSTPPYSQPGGSRIAAENKVLVTAGNTDVRYPHLVEYGTAHAAAQPFFWPAFRLSRKKIANRIKRAVKKAVREA from the coding sequence ATGAGCGTCCAAACCCAAAGGCTCAGCCGCCTGAACGCCATCCCGAAGGCGGTGCGCAAGGCCGTTCAGCCCGCCTTGGTTCAGTCGGGTAATGAGCTGGCCCAGCGCATGAAGGCGCTGGCACCGGAAGACACCGGGGCGCTGAAGGACAGCATCACCGCAACGCGCCCCGGCCAATCGACGCCGCCCTATTCGCAGCCGGGCGGTTCTCGTATCGCGGCGGAAAACAAAGTGCTTGTGACAGCGGGCAACACGGATGTCCGTTACCCGCATCTTGTCGAATACGGAACCGCCCATGCCGCCGCCCAACCGTTCTTCTGGCCCGCATTCCGGCTGTCCCGGAAGAAGATCGCCAACCGGATCAAGCGGGCCGTCAAGAAGGCCGTGCGGGAGGCGTAA
- a CDS encoding DUF3168 domain-containing protein has product MEPSLDLQKSLRNRLVATSAVTALVPATSILDRNARPELDNAIIIGEGQTLPDEGLARHRHQAFADLHIWRKEVGLAGSKQIAGAIRDALNDGPLTLDHFRIADLRIASTRFLRDPDGIHSHAVMSLEARLVELA; this is encoded by the coding sequence GTGGAACCCTCCCTTGACCTTCAGAAGTCTTTGCGCAACCGGCTTGTGGCTACGTCCGCCGTAACGGCGCTGGTTCCGGCAACGTCGATACTGGACCGCAATGCCCGCCCCGAACTGGACAACGCCATCATCATTGGCGAAGGCCAGACGCTCCCCGATGAAGGTCTTGCCCGCCACCGGCATCAAGCCTTCGCAGACTTGCATATCTGGCGGAAAGAAGTTGGGCTTGCCGGGAGCAAGCAGATAGCGGGCGCAATCAGGGACGCGCTGAATGATGGTCCGTTGACGCTGGACCATTTCCGTATCGCGGACCTACGCATCGCCAGCACCCGCTTTCTACGCGACCCGGACGGCATCCATTCGCACGCCGTCATGTCCCTTGAAGCCCGTCTTGTGGAGCTGGCGTGA
- a CDS encoding phage head closure protein, translated as MRAGKLDRIITIERATTTVDDYGTPAEGWAILATIRAQLIQGTAEEFIRSFGTATESAVIFRIRYLDGITLADRVTHAGRTFDLKEVKELGRREGLELRCLATGQ; from the coding sequence ATGCGGGCGGGCAAACTTGACCGGATCATCACGATTGAGCGGGCCACGACCACCGTGGACGACTACGGCACGCCGGCTGAAGGCTGGGCGATCCTCGCCACCATTCGGGCGCAACTCATTCAGGGGACAGCGGAAGAATTCATACGATCCTTCGGCACAGCGACTGAAAGCGCCGTCATCTTCCGCATCCGCTATCTGGACGGCATCACTCTTGCCGACCGCGTGACCCATGCCGGGCGCACCTTCGACCTGAAGGAAGTGAAGGAACTCGGCAGGCGCGAAGGCTTGGAACTCCGCTGCCTCGCGACGGGGCAATAG
- a CDS encoding terminase TerL endonuclease subunit has product MPVIIKKKPVQSIALNPFPDVADPFGYGQRAVDFLRDLKHPKSRMPDKAFQLDPWQEEIVRRIYGPCDDQGRRIIRNVVMLLPRGNRKTSLGAALSLLHTIGPERVPGGETIMAAADQKQAKIGFRECEGIIEAGGHMWRKGQASRRFDAANHIKLQEYKNRISFPDGCTLEALSNDAGTQHGRTPVFALVDELHAWKKRELWDVIRTGLVKVPGSLLVVITTAGRGQENIAFDIIDYARKVARGEIDDPSTLPVLFETPRDADWQDEAVWQAVNPGLKHGYPDLAALRQLAREASQRPADREAFRQLHLNVWLDHSSDPFLDMAVYDEGAEPFELADMEDEPCWLAVDLSSNSDLTVIVACWRDGEDGYRVWAWFFCPRDNLHRRAERDGVPYPLWAEQGFIEPTPGNVVDFRAVEDTIRDLCDRFDVREIAFDPHLARNMMNTLREDGYPAVEMRQGWVTMAPAIKELERAIVGGRFRHGGHPVLRWNFDNIAVETDKAGNKAFHKGKSRDRIDGAVAAAMAVARASTGEDTRSIYDSDERAEGLLVW; this is encoded by the coding sequence ATGCCCGTCATCATCAAGAAAAAGCCCGTGCAATCAATTGCACTGAACCCGTTCCCGGACGTTGCCGACCCGTTCGGGTATGGGCAACGGGCGGTTGATTTCCTCCGCGACCTGAAACACCCGAAGTCACGGATGCCGGATAAGGCGTTTCAGCTTGACCCGTGGCAGGAAGAAATCGTCCGCCGCATCTATGGCCCGTGCGACGATCAGGGACGCCGTATCATCCGCAATGTCGTGATGCTGCTGCCCCGTGGCAACCGGAAGACCTCGCTCGGCGCGGCGCTTTCTCTCTTGCACACCATCGGGCCGGAACGTGTCCCCGGTGGCGAAACCATCATGGCCGCCGCCGATCAGAAGCAAGCCAAGATCGGCTTCCGCGAATGCGAGGGCATCATAGAGGCCGGGGGGCACATGTGGCGGAAGGGGCAGGCCAGCCGCCGCTTCGACGCCGCCAATCATATCAAGCTTCAGGAGTACAAGAACCGGATCAGCTTCCCGGACGGATGCACCCTTGAAGCCCTGTCCAATGACGCCGGAACCCAGCACGGTAGGACGCCCGTCTTCGCCTTGGTGGACGAACTCCACGCATGGAAGAAGCGTGAGCTTTGGGACGTGATCCGCACTGGATTGGTGAAGGTTCCGGGATCCCTGCTTGTCGTCATCACCACGGCGGGACGCGGGCAAGAGAACATCGCCTTCGACATTATCGACTATGCCCGCAAGGTGGCGCGTGGGGAGATTGACGACCCGTCCACGCTGCCCGTCCTGTTCGAGACGCCACGCGATGCCGACTGGCAGGACGAAGCCGTATGGCAGGCCGTGAACCCCGGCCTGAAGCATGGCTATCCCGATCTTGCCGCGCTTCGCCAGCTTGCCCGTGAAGCATCGCAGCGCCCAGCCGATCGGGAGGCATTCCGGCAACTCCACCTCAATGTGTGGCTGGACCATTCGTCCGACCCATTCCTTGATATGGCTGTCTATGACGAAGGAGCCGAACCCTTCGAACTTGCCGACATGGAAGACGAGCCCTGTTGGCTGGCGGTGGACCTGTCCAGCAATTCGGACCTCACTGTCATTGTCGCTTGCTGGCGTGACGGGGAAGACGGTTATCGGGTTTGGGCATGGTTCTTCTGCCCGCGAGACAATCTCCACCGCCGTGCGGAGCGGGACGGGGTTCCCTATCCGCTATGGGCGGAACAGGGCTTTATTGAACCGACGCCCGGCAATGTGGTGGACTTCCGCGCGGTGGAAGACACGATCCGTGACCTTTGCGACCGCTTCGACGTGCGGGAAATCGCCTTCGATCCGCATCTTGCCCGCAACATGATGAACACGCTTCGGGAGGATGGCTATCCCGCCGTGGAGATGCGGCAAGGCTGGGTGACGATGGCACCGGCCATCAAAGAACTAGAAAGGGCGATTGTCGGCGGACGCTTCCGCCATGGCGGGCATCCGGTTCTTCGCTGGAACTTCGACAACATCGCCGTGGAGACGGATAAAGCCGGGAACAAGGCATTCCACAAGGGCAAAAGCCGCGACCGCATAGACGGGGCCGTTGCCGCCGCCATGGCCGTCGCCCGCGCCTCTACCGGCGAAGACACACGATCAATCTATGACAGTGACGAGCGGGCCGAAGGGCTGCTTGTGTGGTGA
- a CDS encoding phage tail tape measure protein → MARETEQLVVSLEARIRDFERNFQKAGKTANDNFDRIEKRAKRSGDVLERSLGGAASRAGAALKTFGTGFAGGILGGLTVGGLQQIAGSIRDVANSVALIGSNAKMAGLTNKAFQELSYVAEQSRIGVDTLADGMKELQLRADEFIATGGGPAAESFQRLGFTAEELKTKLKDPSALLVEIIGRMEQLDKAAQIRVSDELFGGSAGERFVELLDKGAAGIRKMIQEANEFGLVLSDDVIARADEIDRKFNLISRTISTRLKGSIVEATGALLEWFDGFNAIEAQQTRTLGNELADIGKRRLDIENQILKLRGDKDSTIGGALFGGAYDKQIEHLERESAELHETEQRILKVLGERSSDAADAAKEAAPEVGKLNSAIQDTSTATGGAASGLNSYADAIRALKGEIPELAEQLATLDARAKIDSTYRAALQKARTIGEVQQANVLRDKALGALASKDAHSAADKGMLDLIGFAEGTDKGRGYNETLGYGAFSGGAKNLVGMTLDEIDALQSSMLQHPDNTFNSSALGRYQIVQKTLRGLRNEMGLSGSETFSPELQDRLAQQLLRRRGNDVGGLRNEWEGLRRIDDATIRRAYDGNSLQAPAVDPGMQANQDAQQQQADAARQQAEEQASAYSRIIMGAKEYATAQQQERQALSMTGQAAAAFRAEQDMLNQAMQAGIQLSPQQRQEIQSLAQGMASAEAATMRFAETQEQAAELSQMFGQTAVDALHGILTGSMTAEEALANLGSQLLKMALQALLLGQGPLASIGGGGGGGGLFGALLGGLLGLAEGGRVRGRGTGTSDSIPAMLSDGEYVVNAKATRKYLPALEAINSGKAPAFATGGIVGRNSFANTYAPNLSINVAGSGNARQDAHLAHQIADHVDRALKANQPKDGFRRSQGQVLGEAARMLQRAGARQG, encoded by the coding sequence GTGGCCCGTGAAACAGAACAGCTTGTTGTCAGCCTTGAAGCGCGCATCCGCGATTTCGAGCGCAATTTCCAGAAGGCAGGCAAGACCGCTAACGACAACTTCGACCGTATAGAGAAGCGGGCGAAGCGTTCCGGCGACGTGCTGGAAAGATCGCTTGGCGGGGCCGCGTCCCGCGCAGGGGCCGCGCTGAAGACTTTCGGCACGGGGTTCGCGGGAGGCATCCTTGGCGGGCTGACAGTCGGCGGGCTTCAGCAGATTGCGGGCAGCATCCGCGACGTGGCGAACAGCGTGGCGCTGATCGGCAGCAACGCCAAGATGGCGGGACTGACGAACAAGGCGTTTCAGGAACTCTCCTATGTCGCGGAGCAGTCCCGCATAGGCGTGGACACGCTGGCGGATGGCATGAAGGAACTTCAGCTTCGCGCTGACGAATTCATTGCCACCGGAGGCGGGCCAGCAGCCGAAAGTTTCCAGCGTCTCGGCTTTACCGCCGAAGAACTGAAGACCAAGCTGAAAGACCCGTCCGCCCTGCTTGTCGAGATCATCGGCAGGATGGAACAACTGGACAAGGCGGCGCAAATCCGCGTGTCCGACGAACTGTTCGGCGGCTCCGCTGGCGAACGCTTCGTGGAGCTTCTGGACAAGGGCGCGGCGGGCATCCGCAAGATGATCCAAGAGGCCAACGAGTTCGGCCTTGTCCTGTCCGATGACGTGATTGCCCGCGCCGATGAAATCGACCGCAAGTTCAACCTGATTTCCCGAACGATCAGCACCCGCCTGAAAGGCTCCATCGTGGAGGCGACGGGGGCGCTGCTCGAATGGTTCGATGGCTTCAACGCAATCGAGGCACAGCAGACGCGCACGCTCGGCAATGAACTTGCCGATATAGGCAAGCGCCGCCTCGACATCGAAAACCAAATCCTGAAGCTTCGCGGCGACAAAGACAGCACCATCGGCGGGGCGTTGTTCGGCGGTGCATACGACAAGCAGATAGAGCACCTTGAACGGGAAAGCGCCGAACTCCACGAAACCGAACAGCGCATCTTGAAGGTGCTGGGGGAACGCTCATCGGACGCCGCCGACGCGGCCAAGGAAGCCGCCCCGGAAGTCGGCAAGCTCAATTCGGCCATTCAGGATACCAGCACCGCCACGGGCGGCGCGGCAAGCGGCCTGAACAGCTATGCCGACGCCATCCGCGCCTTGAAAGGGGAAATCCCCGAACTGGCGGAACAACTCGCCACGCTGGACGCCAGGGCGAAGATTGACAGCACCTATCGCGCCGCCCTCCAGAAGGCCCGGACGATAGGCGAAGTTCAGCAAGCCAATGTCCTTCGGGACAAGGCGCTGGGGGCGCTCGCCAGCAAGGATGCACATTCAGCCGCCGACAAGGGCATGCTCGACCTGATCGGCTTTGCCGAAGGGACTGATAAGGGACGCGGCTATAACGAGACGCTTGGCTATGGCGCGTTCTCCGGGGGAGCCAAGAACCTTGTCGGCATGACGCTGGACGAAATCGACGCCCTGCAATCGTCCATGCTTCAGCACCCGGACAACACGTTCAATTCGTCGGCGCTGGGGCGATACCAGATCGTTCAGAAGACCCTTCGCGGGCTTCGCAACGAAATGGGCTTGTCCGGCTCCGAAACCTTCTCTCCCGAATTGCAGGACCGGCTTGCGCAGCAGCTCTTGCGCCGTCGCGGCAATGACGTGGGAGGGCTTCGGAACGAATGGGAAGGGCTTCGCCGCATAGACGACGCCACCATTCGCCGCGCCTATGACGGCAATTCGCTTCAGGCTCCCGCCGTCGATCCGGGCATGCAGGCCAATCAGGACGCCCAACAGCAGCAGGCGGACGCCGCCCGCCAGCAGGCCGAAGAACAAGCCTCAGCCTATTCCCGCATCATCATGGGGGCGAAGGAATACGCCACCGCCCAGCAGCAGGAACGGCAAGCGTTGTCCATGACCGGACAGGCGGCGGCAGCATTCCGTGCCGAACAGGACATGCTCAATCAGGCCATGCAGGCGGGCATTCAGCTATCGCCCCAACAGCGGCAGGAAATCCAATCGCTCGCCCAAGGCATGGCGTCCGCCGAAGCCGCCACGATGCGCTTTGCAGAGACGCAGGAACAGGCGGCGGAACTTTCGCAGATGTTTGGGCAAACCGCCGTGGACGCCCTGCATGGCATCCTCACCGGCTCCATGACGGCGGAAGAGGCCCTTGCCAATCTCGGCTCCCAACTGCTGAAGATGGCGCTTCAGGCGCTCTTGCTGGGGCAAGGGCCGCTTGCCAGCATCGGCGGCGGTGGAGGCGGCGGCGGGCTGTTCGGGGCGCTGCTAGGCGGGCTGTTGGGTTTGGCCGAAGGCGGGCGCGTCCGGGGACGGGGAACGGGCACGTCTGACAGCATCCCGGCCATGCTGTCCGATGGCGAGTATGTGGTGAACGCAAAGGCCACGCGGAAATACCTGCCCGCGCTTGAAGCCATCAACAGTGGCAAGGCTCCCGCC